One Candidatus Limnocylindrales bacterium genomic region harbors:
- the aroA gene encoding 3-phosphoshikimate 1-carboxyvinyltransferase: MTSPRFVDKARGPLIGRVSVPGDKSIAHRAVMFNAAADGEAVVRGLPSGRDVASTMAAMRSLGATIESAGPATVRIRGRAMKLERRPGTIDCENSGTTMRLLSGLLAGQDGLVATLVGDDSLSRRPMKRVAAPLELLGARIRTSDGHAPLEITGARLRGAAVTLPVASAQLKSAALLAGLQADGRTEINEPAPTRDHSEKLLAAMGVEVFSEGLRTSILGPALPRCVDVAIPGDPSSASFLLVAAALVAGSDVTVEGVCLNPTRLGFLEVLRRMGADVDCRIERHEGGEPVGTIRCRASGLRAFRIGADEIPATIDELPLLAVAAAFADGESVISGAAELRVKESDRIATSAALLRAFGIEVEEKEDGLVVCGGRPSGGASVATHADHRIAMSAVVAALAAAGGGVALDDAEPVGVSFPEFFPTLERLGA, translated from the coding sequence ATGACGAGCCCGCGTTTCGTCGACAAGGCGCGCGGTCCGCTGATCGGTCGCGTCAGCGTGCCGGGCGACAAGTCGATTGCGCATCGCGCGGTGATGTTCAATGCGGCCGCCGACGGTGAAGCCGTGGTGCGCGGGCTGCCGAGCGGACGCGACGTTGCATCGACGATGGCCGCGATGAGGAGCCTCGGCGCGACGATCGAAAGCGCCGGACCGGCAACGGTCCGAATCCGCGGGCGCGCAATGAAGCTCGAGCGTCGGCCGGGAACGATCGACTGTGAAAATTCGGGCACGACGATGCGACTGCTGAGCGGCCTCCTCGCGGGGCAGGACGGCCTCGTTGCGACGCTGGTCGGCGACGACTCGCTGTCGCGCCGGCCGATGAAGCGGGTGGCCGCTCCGCTCGAGCTGCTCGGCGCGCGCATCCGGACGTCCGACGGCCACGCACCGCTCGAGATCACCGGCGCCAGGCTTAGGGGCGCCGCAGTGACGCTTCCGGTCGCGAGTGCACAGCTCAAGAGCGCGGCTCTGCTCGCCGGCCTGCAGGCCGACGGCCGCACCGAGATAAATGAGCCAGCCCCCACCCGGGACCATTCGGAGAAGCTGCTGGCTGCGATGGGAGTCGAAGTTTTTTCGGAGGGTTTGCGCACTTCGATCCTTGGTCCGGCGCTTCCCCGCTGCGTCGATGTCGCGATTCCGGGAGACCCGTCCTCAGCGTCGTTCCTGCTTGTGGCGGCGGCTCTGGTTGCCGGCTCGGATGTTACGGTGGAGGGCGTCTGCCTGAATCCGACCCGTCTCGGATTTCTCGAAGTGCTGCGTCGCATGGGCGCTGATGTCGACTGCCGGATCGAACGGCACGAGGGCGGAGAGCCCGTCGGGACCATCCGCTGCCGCGCGTCCGGCCTGCGTGCATTCCGGATCGGAGCCGACGAGATCCCCGCGACCATCGACGAGCTGCCGCTGCTGGCGGTTGCCGCCGCGTTCGCCGACGGCGAATCGGTGATTTCCGGCGCTGCGGAGCTGCGGGTCAAGGAAAGCGATCGTATCGCAACTTCTGCTGCGTTGCTCAGGGCTTTCGGTATTGAAGTTGAAGAAAAAGAAGACGGTCTTGTCGTGTGCGGCGGGCGGCCGTCGGGCGGCGCGTCCGTAGCCACGCACGCCGATCACCGCATCGCGATGTCGGCCGTGGTCGCAGCCCTGGCCGCTGCCGGCGGCGGAGTCGCGCTCGACGACGCCGAGCCGGTCGGCGTTTCGTTTCCCGAGTTCTTTCCGACGCTTGAGAGGCTCGGCGCATGA
- a CDS encoding prephenate dehydrogenase/arogenate dehydrogenase family protein, which translates to MRERFERCVIVGTGLIGASLGGAGKKRGLFSHVVGCGRSIENLKLAEQRGLIDEARTDTFKALEGADLVVVATPVFTAVSQLHELAEHAPETAVFTDVGSVKQPILTEARRRGLVSRFIGAHPLAGKAETGAAAADADLFRGRRVVLTPEADTPAELVAEMQHLWTSVEAEVSVMEAADHDAVLATSSHLPQMIAFALAATADAAVMRDEVVKLIAGGFRDTTRLSSSDAAMWIDIARLNREAIVDAMDEFSMVWDDLRDAVADRDDAAMRTIIMASQKLRREIAG; encoded by the coding sequence ATGAGAGAGCGCTTCGAGCGATGCGTGATCGTCGGCACCGGCCTGATCGGTGCGTCGCTCGGCGGTGCCGGCAAGAAGCGCGGGCTCTTCTCGCACGTGGTCGGCTGCGGGCGATCGATCGAGAACCTCAAGCTTGCCGAACAGCGAGGCCTGATCGACGAGGCGCGCACCGACACGTTCAAGGCGCTGGAAGGAGCGGATCTGGTGGTCGTCGCGACGCCGGTCTTCACGGCGGTGTCACAGCTGCACGAGCTTGCCGAGCACGCGCCCGAGACTGCGGTTTTCACCGACGTCGGAAGCGTCAAGCAGCCGATCCTGACCGAGGCGCGCCGCCGCGGGCTGGTTTCCAGGTTCATCGGTGCGCATCCGCTCGCCGGAAAAGCCGAGACCGGCGCGGCCGCTGCCGACGCCGATCTGTTTCGCGGACGCCGCGTGGTGCTGACGCCCGAGGCGGATACTCCGGCCGAGCTCGTCGCCGAGATGCAGCATCTCTGGACGTCGGTCGAAGCCGAAGTTTCCGTGATGGAAGCGGCCGATCACGACGCCGTGCTGGCAACGTCGAGCCATCTTCCGCAGATGATTGCATTTGCGCTCGCCGCGACCGCCGATGCGGCCGTGATGCGCGACGAAGTCGTGAAGCTGATTGCCGGCGGGTTTCGCGACACGACGAGGTTGTCGTCGAGCGATGCGGCAATGTGGATCGACATCGCGCGGCTCAACCGCGAAGCGATCGTCGATGCGATGGATGAATTCAGCATGGTCTGGGACGATCTGCGCGATGCTGTCGCCGATCGCGACGACGCCGCGATGCGTACGATCATCATGGCGTCGCAGAAACTGCGCCGGGAGATCGCCGGATGA
- the hisC gene encoding histidinol-phosphate transaminase, whose translation MSGPPIPDRIRSLTPYKPGRPIEEVERELGISGSIKIASNENPLGPSPLALAALAQALPGIHRYPDGGAVVLAEKLGGQLGLDPRRLVFGNGSNEILELVCRMLAGPGDEVLFSADAFLVYPLVTIAVGATAVRVPPRGFEHDLDAMAERISPRTRVIFVANPNNPTGTIVRRQEWERFLARVPDHVAVVLDEAYFEFVDDELYPDGMTYLERHPGLVVTRTFSKIHGLAGLRIGYGAGSFEMIDGMARLRQPFNVNLLAQVAAAAALDDVEHVEASRRLVRESKARWAAAFGRLGLEAVPTHANFVLVKVGRGADVTDRLLRLGVIVRPMDAYGFADHIRITFGTPAEDERAIAALATVLDGAGGQLEAVHDGMADARGIEGARR comes from the coding sequence ATGTCCGGACCTCCGATTCCCGACAGGATCCGTTCGCTGACGCCGTACAAGCCGGGGAGGCCGATCGAAGAGGTCGAACGCGAGCTGGGGATCAGCGGTTCGATCAAGATCGCGTCCAACGAGAATCCGCTCGGCCCGTCGCCGCTCGCGCTCGCGGCGCTCGCGCAGGCGCTTCCCGGCATCCACCGTTATCCGGACGGCGGTGCGGTCGTGCTCGCCGAGAAGCTGGGCGGCCAGCTTGGCCTGGACCCCCGCCGGCTCGTGTTCGGCAACGGATCGAACGAGATCCTCGAGCTCGTCTGCCGGATGCTCGCCGGGCCCGGTGACGAAGTGCTGTTCTCCGCGGATGCGTTCCTCGTCTATCCGCTCGTGACCATCGCGGTCGGTGCCACCGCCGTTCGCGTCCCACCAAGGGGCTTCGAGCACGACCTGGACGCCATGGCCGAGCGGATCTCGCCGCGCACGCGAGTCATCTTCGTTGCCAATCCGAACAATCCGACCGGCACCATCGTGCGACGCCAGGAATGGGAGCGTTTTCTCGCCCGCGTTCCGGACCACGTGGCCGTCGTGCTCGACGAAGCGTACTTCGAGTTCGTTGACGACGAGCTCTACCCGGACGGCATGACGTATCTCGAGCGTCATCCGGGGCTGGTGGTCACGCGCACGTTCTCGAAGATTCACGGGCTCGCCGGGCTGCGCATCGGGTACGGCGCCGGCTCGTTCGAAATGATCGATGGCATGGCGAGGCTTCGCCAGCCCTTCAACGTCAATCTGCTCGCGCAGGTCGCGGCCGCAGCGGCGCTCGACGACGTCGAGCACGTCGAGGCCTCCAGGCGTCTCGTGCGCGAGAGCAAGGCGAGGTGGGCTGCGGCCTTCGGGCGTCTCGGGCTCGAAGCGGTACCGACGCATGCGAACTTCGTGCTCGTCAAGGTCGGGCGCGGCGCGGACGTGACCGACCGGCTGCTGCGTCTCGGCGTGATCGTACGACCCATGGACGCGTACGGTTTTGCGGATCACATCCGCATCACGTTCGGCACGCCGGCCGAAGACGAGCGCGCGATTGCTGCGCTTGCGACGGTGCTCGACGGTGCCGGCGGACAACTCGAAGCGGTTCACGACGGTATGGCCGATGCCCGCGGCATCGAAGGCGCAAGGCGATGA
- a CDS encoding AI-2E family transporter — MTAPPAKTSAQKLAALREAFVEEPEATGQPAVDERTRSNMEVFFLGGLFVLALLAALDAASAVVLPTVLAFMLKLLLQPTVRVLERVRIPRRIGALFVMFAAAGVLGGLVTALSVPAAAWTARLPQVVPRVEAQMVALTRPIGALQKFIQRAEQAGGAAPKAQPVAVVNDSSLGSTLFEGTRVVLDGIVTTIVVLYFLLVAGDTFLRRLVELLPKFSDKKHAVEISQQIEADISAYLVTITVMNAGVGVATAVTMWACGLGDPVLWGAVAFLLNYIPIVGPLVATVMFFVAGLVIFDDAYSAFLPPAVYFVIHLIEGETLTPMLVARRFTLNPVLVILSIVFWFWMWGVPGVVLAVPMLAIAKIICDGVRPLMPLGHFLGG, encoded by the coding sequence GTGACCGCACCACCTGCCAAGACGTCCGCGCAAAAACTCGCTGCGCTTCGCGAGGCTTTCGTCGAAGAGCCCGAGGCCACCGGCCAGCCCGCGGTCGACGAGCGTACTCGCTCCAACATGGAGGTCTTCTTCCTCGGCGGCCTCTTCGTGCTGGCGCTGCTGGCCGCACTCGATGCGGCCAGCGCGGTCGTATTGCCGACCGTGCTTGCGTTCATGCTCAAGCTGCTGCTGCAGCCGACGGTCCGCGTGCTCGAGCGGGTACGTATTCCGCGCCGCATCGGTGCGCTCTTCGTAATGTTCGCGGCAGCAGGCGTTCTTGGAGGACTGGTCACCGCGCTGTCGGTCCCGGCGGCTGCATGGACGGCACGCCTGCCGCAGGTCGTTCCGCGCGTCGAAGCCCAGATGGTGGCGCTCACGCGGCCGATCGGCGCGCTGCAGAAATTCATCCAGCGCGCCGAGCAGGCCGGCGGTGCGGCCCCCAAAGCACAGCCCGTCGCCGTCGTGAACGATTCCAGCCTGGGCAGTACGCTGTTCGAAGGCACCAGGGTCGTGCTCGACGGCATCGTTACGACGATTGTGGTCCTTTATTTCCTGCTGGTCGCCGGAGACACGTTCCTCCGGCGTCTGGTCGAGCTGCTGCCGAAGTTCAGCGACAAGAAGCACGCGGTCGAGATCTCCCAGCAGATCGAAGCCGACATCTCGGCCTATCTGGTCACGATCACGGTCATGAATGCGGGCGTCGGAGTCGCTACGGCCGTGACGATGTGGGCGTGCGGACTGGGCGATCCCGTGCTGTGGGGAGCAGTGGCGTTCCTGCTCAACTACATTCCGATCGTCGGTCCGCTCGTGGCGACCGTCATGTTCTTCGTCGCCGGCCTCGTGATCTTCGACGATGCGTACTCGGCGTTCCTGCCGCCCGCCGTCTACTTCGTCATCCATCTGATCGAAGGCGAAACGCTGACGCCGATGCTGGTCGCGCGCCGCTTCACGCTGAACCCCGTGCTGGTGATCCTGTCGATCGTGTTCTGGTTCTGGATGTGGGGAGTTCCCGGCGTCGTGCTCGCGGTGCCGATGCTCGCGATCGCCAAGATCATCTGCGACGGCGTGCGCCCGCTGATGCCGCTCGGGCATTTCCTGGGCGGATAG
- a CDS encoding sulfotransferase, whose translation MTTADFDRARPYRPRAIRLVNSIGERLRGLGVGAGRWSEDELIRAARRSTGLSDFGDERFRVPLAVLLDSLESEARLHTVGRLITKARLVAALATRLRMRDYVVRHPQILQSQLPPPVVIAGLQRTGTTMLHRLLASDPRLRAVLSWEGMAPIPSGGRLKVDTRYAKARASERALAYMAPAFFAIHPVEASAPEEDVLLLDCTFMSTTPEATLHVPTYASWLETQDHTAAYEDFRTLLAILAHHHGPSRFVLKTPHHLEYFDVLRRVFPGVQIVQTHRDPARTLASFCSMVWHGRGVFSDDVPRAEVGDHWSRKIGRLLARSMAVREQARDEGFLDVSYYDLIDDPVRTVGELYAGLGLRLTPDAERSMIATKKRNPQHKHGQHRYRLADFGLDADGVEPLFAAYRKKFGVRHEIDDSPPRIRG comes from the coding sequence ATGACCACGGCAGACTTCGATCGTGCACGGCCGTATCGACCGCGTGCGATCCGGCTCGTCAATTCGATCGGAGAGCGGCTGCGCGGGCTTGGCGTAGGCGCCGGCCGCTGGTCGGAGGACGAGCTCATCCGTGCGGCGCGGCGCAGCACCGGGCTCAGCGATTTCGGGGACGAACGCTTTCGCGTGCCGCTGGCCGTGCTGCTCGATTCGCTCGAGAGCGAGGCGCGGCTGCACACCGTCGGACGTCTGATCACGAAGGCGCGCCTGGTCGCGGCGCTCGCGACGCGGCTGCGCATGCGCGACTACGTCGTTCGCCACCCGCAGATTCTGCAGTCGCAGCTGCCGCCGCCCGTCGTCATCGCCGGGCTCCAGCGCACCGGCACGACGATGCTGCATCGGCTGCTCGCGAGCGATCCGCGTCTTCGAGCCGTGTTGTCGTGGGAGGGAATGGCGCCCATTCCTTCCGGCGGCCGCCTGAAGGTCGACACGCGATATGCCAAGGCCAGGGCGAGTGAGCGTGCGCTCGCCTACATGGCGCCTGCGTTCTTCGCGATCCATCCGGTCGAAGCGTCGGCTCCCGAAGAGGACGTCCTGCTGCTCGACTGCACGTTCATGAGCACGACCCCCGAAGCCACGCTTCACGTGCCGACTTATGCGAGCTGGCTCGAAACCCAGGACCACACGGCGGCATACGAGGATTTCCGCACGCTGCTCGCGATACTTGCGCACCACCACGGTCCGTCGCGGTTCGTGCTGAAGACCCCGCACCATCTCGAATACTTCGACGTGCTGCGCAGGGTGTTTCCCGGTGTGCAGATCGTGCAGACGCACCGCGACCCGGCCCGCACGCTCGCGTCGTTCTGCAGCATGGTCTGGCACGGGCGTGGAGTGTTCAGCGACGACGTTCCACGGGCGGAAGTCGGCGACCACTGGTCGCGCAAGATCGGCCGGCTGCTGGCGCGCAGCATGGCTGTTCGCGAACAGGCCCGCGACGAAGGATTTCTCGACGTGTCGTATTACGACTTGATCGACGACCCGGTCCGCACGGTCGGGGAGCTGTACGCGGGCCTGGGGCTTCGGCTGACCCCGGACGCCGAGCGAAGCATGATCGCGACGAAGAAACGTAATCCACAACACAAACACGGGCAGCATCGCTACCGGCTCGCGGACTTCGGTCTCGATGCCGACGGTGTCGAACCTTTGTTCGCCGCGTACCGGAAAAAATTTGGAGTACGCCACGAAATAGACGATAGTCCGCCCCGCATCCGGGGGTAG
- a CDS encoding DUF1214 domain-containing protein, protein MTESTTSGSASSGPAVSEPERRIVSGESWREFCDRLKSAGDPIFAADAASDPFSRAEGTRYLTRLVRAALETFVEFADPMAPVLRRAVHETVKMGADNPDNWYENAPVHGDCVYRLHGTRGTVPYLSIATQVGHYGQGGGMPPAGFLEAKDLVIAGDGSLELILSRDRRPGNWLPLGDGYGTLIIRQTFLDRSKETRAELTLERIEGPAAPPALTADAIDSGLASAASLVGACAMIFPGWADGFRAHANALPRFDPDLSRMFGGDPNIAYYHSYWELADDEALVIETTPPDCEYWNFQLNNYWMESLDYRYHRITLNKASAKLEADGSLRIVVTARNPGAHVDNWLETAGHTFGTMCFRWVRAEVNPVPETRVVKLADLERLPQR, encoded by the coding sequence ATGACCGAATCCACAACCTCCGGAAGCGCATCGTCCGGGCCCGCAGTCTCCGAACCCGAGAGACGAATCGTCTCCGGTGAAAGCTGGCGTGAGTTCTGCGACCGGCTGAAGAGCGCCGGCGATCCGATCTTCGCGGCGGACGCGGCAAGCGATCCGTTCAGCCGCGCGGAGGGTACGCGTTATCTGACGCGCCTGGTGCGCGCGGCGCTCGAGACATTCGTCGAGTTTGCCGATCCGATGGCGCCGGTACTGCGGCGGGCCGTCCATGAGACCGTCAAGATGGGCGCCGACAATCCCGACAACTGGTACGAGAACGCGCCTGTTCACGGCGACTGCGTCTACCGGCTGCACGGCACGCGCGGCACGGTTCCGTACCTGAGCATCGCGACGCAGGTCGGACACTACGGCCAGGGCGGCGGCATGCCGCCGGCCGGTTTTCTCGAAGCGAAGGATCTCGTCATCGCCGGCGACGGATCGCTCGAGCTCATCCTGAGCCGCGACAGGCGGCCCGGAAACTGGCTGCCGCTCGGCGACGGCTATGGAACGCTGATCATCCGCCAGACTTTTCTCGATCGTTCGAAGGAGACGCGCGCCGAGCTCACGCTCGAACGCATCGAGGGACCGGCCGCACCTCCCGCGCTTACGGCGGATGCGATCGACAGCGGCCTCGCGAGCGCCGCGAGCCTGGTCGGAGCGTGTGCGATGATCTTCCCGGGCTGGGCCGACGGGTTTCGTGCTCACGCCAACGCGCTGCCGCGTTTCGATCCGGATCTGTCGCGGATGTTCGGCGGCGATCCGAACATCGCGTACTACCACAGCTACTGGGAGCTGGCCGATGATGAAGCGCTCGTCATCGAGACCACGCCGCCCGACTGCGAGTACTGGAACTTCCAGCTCAACAACTACTGGATGGAATCACTCGACTACCGCTACCACAGGATCACGCTGAACAAGGCGAGCGCAAAGCTCGAGGCCGACGGCAGCCTTCGCATCGTGGTTACGGCTCGCAATCCGGGAGCTCACGTCGACAACTGGCTCGAGACCGCCGGCCACACGTTCGGCACGATGTGCTTTCGATGGGTGCGCGCCGAGGTCAATCCCGTTCCCGAGACGCGCGTCGTCAAGCTCGCGGACCTCGAGCGACTGCCGCAGCGATGA
- a CDS encoding SDR family NAD(P)-dependent oxidoreductase, with protein MKNPVSATLQGLWQMRAPSSSIVPLAEGERLDGRVALITGANRGLGRAVATRLAERGARVVLACRSGITEAAARIARESGSDQVETRHVDLADLASVDRLIAGLVSEGRKLDIVVLNAGVVPRAARPTAQGFELMFGVNYLANVALVEGLLDAGVVVPSADAPPRIVFVTSESHRGAGPIDLAGLGAFRPFGAMTGMRVYGYSKLLLSTYAAHLARRLGPLASVHACCPGPINSDIAREAPAWMKPLLRPVMRAFFRSPEDAAAPVVYLAGARRLDGETGSYLHVLEEKPPDDECLDVAKGDALYEKSRTLLASCRNREGKTR; from the coding sequence ATGAAGAACCCGGTCTCGGCGACGCTGCAGGGCCTGTGGCAGATGCGCGCGCCATCCAGCTCGATCGTACCGCTCGCCGAAGGCGAGCGTCTCGACGGCCGCGTCGCACTGATCACCGGCGCCAATCGCGGGCTCGGACGCGCCGTCGCGACACGTCTCGCCGAGCGAGGCGCGCGCGTGGTGCTCGCGTGCCGTTCCGGGATCACCGAAGCCGCGGCCCGGATTGCGCGCGAGAGCGGCTCGGATCAGGTCGAGACGCGCCACGTCGACCTTGCCGATCTGGCGAGCGTCGACCGCCTGATCGCCGGGCTCGTGAGCGAAGGCAGGAAGCTCGACATCGTGGTGCTCAATGCCGGCGTGGTTCCGCGGGCGGCCAGGCCGACCGCGCAGGGCTTCGAGCTGATGTTCGGCGTCAACTATCTCGCCAACGTTGCGCTCGTCGAGGGGCTGCTCGACGCGGGCGTCGTCGTGCCGTCGGCCGACGCGCCGCCGCGAATCGTGTTCGTCACGAGCGAATCGCATCGCGGCGCGGGTCCGATCGATCTTGCCGGTCTCGGAGCATTCCGTCCGTTCGGAGCGATGACGGGGATGCGGGTCTACGGTTATTCGAAGCTGCTGCTGAGCACGTACGCCGCGCATCTCGCGCGACGCCTCGGACCTCTCGCGTCGGTGCACGCGTGCTGCCCGGGTCCGATCAACAGCGACATTGCGCGCGAAGCGCCGGCCTGGATGAAGCCGCTGCTGCGTCCGGTGATGCGGGCGTTCTTCCGTTCGCCGGAGGACGCGGCGGCGCCGGTCGTGTATCTGGCCGGGGCGCGCCGGCTCGACGGCGAAACCGGCAGCTACCTTCACGTGCTCGAAGAGAAACCGCCGGACGACGAATGCCTCGACGTCGCCAAGGGTGACGCACTCTACGAGAAGAGCCGAACGCTCCTTGCATCGTGCCGAAACCGCGAAGGGAAAACGCGATGA
- a CDS encoding ATP-binding protein, translating into MAAERSRTLTIRLRLLALATIGIVVMFILGNPTVRSGSIVPFVALRMTALGVLTAFLVATYQPRFAAYQLPAALLLASGIAALAAVGGVLRHDISVTVSLHIILMLMTAAVLPWGVTWQATVCAVCAVLLVAVVAIVGTPGRADPVLLVLINDGAGALLSLFVAYQARSAYDRAVRENLALRAAEERNRSLNEQLEAKVLARTAELEDALADQRAVTRAISHDLRQPLRHIEGYTRLLEEDLGNLAGGDHHDRLDKVRTATSRMWRMVDSLLALSRIAVRPLERRVVDLSGCAAAICDDLVRSEPGRQVEFAIAPGLSEDCDAELVRNLLRELVANAWKFTRQTEAARIEMGRREGAIFVRDNGAGFDMDHTRRLFHAFERLHHTAEFEGEGMGLAICERIVRRHGGRIWAEGSPGHGATFYFTLRGND; encoded by the coding sequence GTGGCTGCGGAACGCAGCCGCACTCTGACCATCCGGCTGCGTCTGCTGGCGCTCGCGACGATCGGCATCGTCGTGATGTTCATCCTCGGAAATCCGACTGTCCGCAGCGGCTCGATCGTTCCTTTCGTCGCGCTGCGCATGACCGCGCTCGGGGTTCTGACGGCGTTCCTCGTGGCGACCTACCAGCCTAGGTTTGCGGCGTACCAGCTGCCCGCCGCGCTGCTGCTCGCGTCGGGAATCGCCGCGCTTGCAGCGGTCGGCGGCGTGCTTCGCCACGACATTTCGGTCACCGTTTCGCTGCATATCATCCTCATGCTGATGACGGCGGCTGTGCTGCCGTGGGGCGTGACGTGGCAGGCGACAGTCTGTGCGGTCTGTGCGGTGCTGCTCGTGGCCGTCGTGGCAATCGTCGGAACGCCGGGCAGAGCCGATCCGGTGCTGCTCGTGCTGATCAACGATGGCGCCGGTGCGCTGCTGTCGCTGTTCGTCGCGTATCAGGCCCGCTCCGCATACGACCGGGCCGTTCGCGAGAACCTGGCGCTTCGCGCCGCCGAAGAGCGCAATCGTTCCCTCAACGAACAGCTCGAGGCCAAGGTGCTGGCGCGCACGGCCGAGCTCGAGGATGCGCTCGCCGATCAGCGCGCCGTCACTCGCGCGATCTCCCACGATCTGCGTCAGCCGCTTCGCCACATCGAAGGCTATACGAGGCTTCTCGAGGAGGACCTCGGCAATCTGGCCGGCGGCGACCATCACGATCGCCTGGACAAGGTGCGAACGGCGACCTCGCGCATGTGGCGCATGGTCGACTCGCTGCTCGCACTGTCGCGCATCGCGGTGCGTCCGCTCGAGCGCCGCGTGGTCGACTTGTCGGGCTGCGCCGCCGCCATCTGTGACGACCTCGTGCGCAGCGAGCCCGGACGCCAGGTCGAGTTCGCGATCGCTCCGGGATTGTCCGAGGACTGCGACGCCGAGCTCGTGCGCAATCTGCTGCGCGAGCTCGTCGCCAACGCATGGAAGTTCACGCGTCAGACCGAAGCGGCCCGGATCGAAATGGGCCGCCGGGAAGGCGCGATCTTCGTTCGCGACAACGGAGCCGGCTTCGACATGGACCATACCCGGCGGCTGTTCCACGCGTTCGAGCGGCTTCACCATACCGCCGAATTCGAAGGCGAGGGGATGGGGCTCGCCATTTGCGAGCGGATCGTACGCCGGCATGGCGGCCGCATCTGGGCCGAGGGCAGCCCCGGCCACGGAGCGACGTTTTACTTCACGCTGCGCGGCAACGATTGA